The following proteins are encoded in a genomic region of Catellatospora sp. TT07R-123:
- a CDS encoding YcnI family protein — protein MKFGATGRRRAGVVTAVVAAVVALAAGSAAAHVTVNPKEAVVGGYAKLTFRVPNEKPDASTVKLEVALPEDAPFASVSVKPVAGWTTTVEKRKLAVPIKNHDSEITEAVSKITWTADAASAIKPGQFQEFDVSVGPVPDVAQVVFKALQTYSDGEVVRWIEEAKPGEEVEHPAPVLKVLPKAAAPASAAPAAVTAAGGSGDEDGGSGWPLGLSIAALVVALVALGAAVRRHPAAA, from the coding sequence ATGAAGTTCGGTGCAACTGGCCGCCGCCGCGCGGGTGTGGTGACCGCCGTGGTCGCGGCGGTGGTCGCCCTGGCCGCGGGGTCCGCCGCCGCGCACGTGACCGTCAACCCGAAGGAGGCCGTCGTCGGCGGCTACGCGAAGCTGACCTTCCGCGTACCCAATGAGAAGCCCGACGCCTCGACGGTGAAACTGGAGGTGGCGCTGCCGGAGGACGCACCGTTCGCGAGCGTGTCGGTCAAGCCGGTCGCGGGCTGGACGACGACGGTGGAGAAGCGCAAGCTGGCCGTACCGATCAAGAACCACGACTCGGAGATCACCGAAGCCGTCTCGAAGATCACGTGGACGGCCGACGCCGCCTCGGCGATCAAGCCGGGGCAGTTCCAGGAGTTCGACGTCTCGGTCGGGCCGGTGCCCGACGTGGCGCAGGTCGTGTTCAAGGCGCTGCAGACCTACTCCGACGGCGAGGTCGTGCGGTGGATCGAGGAGGCCAAGCCCGGCGAGGAGGTCGAACACCCCGCCCCGGTGCTCAAGGTGCTCCCCAAGGCTGCCGCCCCGGCCTCGGCCGCTCCGGCTGCGGTCACCGCGGCGGGCGGTTCCGGTGACGAGGACGGCGGCAGCGGATGGCCGCTGGGGCTGAGCATCGCCGCACTGGTGGTCGCGCTGGTGGCACTGGGTGCGGCCGTACGCCGCCACCCTGCCGCTGCCTGA
- a CDS encoding RICIN domain-containing protein codes for MIRHLLLTASVIGAVVAGTAVPAAAVISPNEVPARITLRLAGDPQTVLRVPDGSRLGTTWTVGAWTGSEHELFEPLLDPDGEHVKFKSAHDGLCEHTIANAGRPIGAGDCAWPDGWSFVQKSIGYQLVDRRFGGCLTAASGVAVTSPCSSLGDADDVWLPVWEHRGTSNPKLPGTITLRLSTEPDQAAVVIGASPNNSAILIQWPLQNQPHYKWMPRVFQPGAYAFENVNSGLCMNVAGGGSANGTSIIQWPCGPFTNSQWTFNAAGSGYQLVGVQSGLCVNVRGGTGAGNWIIQWTCQPQGAPNDTWLPVWEPLG; via the coding sequence ATGATCAGGCATCTATTGCTCACCGCGTCGGTGATCGGCGCCGTGGTGGCGGGAACCGCTGTCCCCGCCGCGGCGGTGATCAGTCCGAACGAGGTACCGGCGCGGATCACGCTGCGGCTGGCCGGCGACCCGCAGACCGTGCTCCGGGTGCCCGACGGCTCGCGGCTGGGGACGACGTGGACCGTCGGGGCGTGGACCGGCAGCGAGCACGAGCTGTTCGAACCGCTGCTCGACCCGGACGGGGAGCACGTCAAGTTCAAGTCGGCCCACGACGGGCTGTGCGAGCACACCATCGCCAACGCCGGCAGGCCCATCGGGGCCGGTGACTGCGCCTGGCCGGACGGCTGGTCGTTCGTGCAGAAGAGCATCGGCTACCAGCTGGTCGACCGCCGCTTCGGCGGCTGCCTCACCGCGGCCTCCGGCGTCGCCGTCACGTCCCCGTGCAGCAGCCTCGGCGACGCCGACGACGTGTGGCTGCCGGTATGGGAGCACCGCGGCACCAGCAACCCCAAGCTGCCCGGCACGATCACCCTGCGCCTGAGCACCGAGCCGGACCAGGCCGCCGTCGTCATCGGCGCCTCGCCGAACAACAGCGCGATCCTGATCCAGTGGCCGCTGCAGAACCAGCCCCACTACAAGTGGATGCCGAGGGTCTTCCAGCCGGGGGCGTACGCGTTCGAGAACGTCAACAGCGGGCTGTGCATGAACGTCGCCGGAGGCGGCTCCGCCAACGGCACCAGCATCATCCAGTGGCCGTGCGGCCCGTTCACCAACTCGCAGTGGACGTTCAACGCTGCGGGCAGCGGTTACCAGCTCGTCGGCGTACAGAGCGGACTGTGTGTCAACGTCCGCGGCGGGACCGGCGCCGGTAACTGGATCATCCAGTGGACCTGCCAGCCGCAGGGCGCACCCAACGACACCTGGCTGCCCGTCTGGGAACCGCTGGGCTGA
- a CDS encoding DNA-binding protein produces the protein MAQTEDPFLPPDSGRARAQRDFAALTRIAERHAVTDTQRRRWTHAHVLDPYEAVCLSMSLAAGSALLEPGEEPFDEVDLTAALTLIPRVRAELDALETGMLDLARARGLTWQAIAFGLGLGTPQAARQRYERLTGRNRPAGE, from the coding sequence ATGGCACAGACCGAGGACCCCTTCCTGCCGCCCGACTCCGGCCGGGCCCGGGCCCAGCGCGACTTCGCGGCCCTGACCCGCATCGCCGAGCGCCACGCCGTGACGGACACCCAGCGGCGCCGCTGGACCCACGCGCACGTGCTCGACCCGTACGAGGCGGTGTGCCTGTCGATGTCGCTGGCTGCCGGCTCGGCGCTGCTCGAACCGGGTGAGGAGCCGTTCGACGAGGTGGACCTGACCGCCGCGCTCACCTTGATCCCCCGGGTACGGGCCGAACTCGACGCGCTGGAGACCGGCATGCTCGACCTGGCGCGTGCCCGCGGACTCACCTGGCAGGCGATCGCCTTCGGCCTCGGCCTGGGCACCCCGCAGGCGGCCCGCCAGCGCTACGAGCGGCTGACCGGCCGCAACCGGCCCGCAGGAGAGTGA
- a CDS encoding STAS domain-containing protein, with product MTTTVDGDDLVRVQGELDLVTADAVGRRLHAAIDSSTCRRVRLDLHQVRFIDASGLSVLLGAAAYARARQCRWDVVGADPQVRRIIDITGTGQALGIV from the coding sequence GTGACCACGACCGTCGACGGCGACGACCTGGTCCGCGTACAGGGTGAACTGGATCTGGTCACCGCCGACGCCGTCGGCAGGCGGCTGCACGCGGCGATCGACTCGTCCACCTGCCGCCGGGTGCGGCTGGACCTGCACCAGGTGCGCTTCATCGACGCCAGCGGCCTGTCGGTCCTGCTCGGCGCCGCAGCCTATGCCCGCGCGCGGCAGTGCCGCTGGGACGTCGTCGGCGCCGACCCGCAGGTCCGCCGGATCATCGACATCACCGGTACGGGTCAGGCGCTGGGCATCGTCTGA
- a CDS encoding GyrI-like domain-containing protein yields MDKYDIKRARRELYAPPAKDFVLVDVPELRYLAVDGHGDPNTSTAYAEAVEALFTVAYTLKFTSKKTLDRDFVVGPLEGLWRADDPAVFVTRDKAAWSWTMLISQPDWITEDLVRTAVADAAGKKDNPALGGVRLLSLTEGTCVQILHVGSYDDEAPTLDRLHRSYLPAHGLTFNGDHHEIYLSDPRRTEPAKCKTILRQPVKPV; encoded by the coding sequence ATGGACAAGTACGACATCAAGCGGGCGCGGCGGGAGCTGTACGCACCGCCCGCGAAGGACTTCGTCCTCGTCGACGTCCCCGAACTGCGGTATCTCGCGGTCGACGGCCACGGCGACCCGAACACGTCCACGGCGTACGCCGAGGCCGTCGAGGCGCTGTTCACCGTGGCGTACACCCTGAAGTTCACCAGCAAGAAGACCCTGGACCGCGACTTCGTCGTCGGACCCCTGGAGGGCCTGTGGCGGGCCGACGACCCCGCCGTGTTCGTCACGCGGGACAAGGCGGCCTGGTCGTGGACGATGTTGATCAGCCAACCCGACTGGATCACCGAGGACCTGGTCCGTACCGCGGTGGCCGACGCGGCCGGGAAGAAGGACAACCCGGCGCTGGGCGGTGTCCGGTTGCTGAGCCTCACCGAGGGCACCTGCGTGCAGATCCTGCACGTCGGCTCCTACGACGACGAGGCGCCGACCCTGGACCGCCTGCACCGTAGCTACCTGCCCGCCCACGGACTGACCTTCAACGGCGACCACCACGAGATCTACCTCAGCGACCCGCGGCGCACGGAACCGGCCAAGTGCAAGACGATCCTCAGGCAGCCCGTCAAGCCGGTGTGA
- a CDS encoding threonine synthase, producing MYLTHLECPRCGSRHDAHRLQNLCACGSPLLARYDLAAVAQAVEPAGLAGRPADLWRYRELLPVREARHVATLGEGWTPLWHAPAYGARIGLERLLIKDEGLVPTGSFKARGAAVGVSRAVELGVRHVAMPTNGNAGAAWATYAARAGIRATVAMPLAAPLITRQEVVAAGADLRLVDGLIGDAGKLIAALIAASDGQIFDASTLKEPYRLEGKKTMGYEIVEQLGWRSPDVILYPTGGGVGLIGIHKALSELRELGWLTGPPPRLVAVQSSGCAPVVAAFEQGHRRVVPWPDAHTVAFGITVPAPLGDELILDALAATGGTAIAVDDADILADLSEFGRAEGLLLCPEGAACLTAARLLRQRGWLSATEEVVVLNTGAGLKYPGTVPHS from the coding sequence ATGTACCTGACCCACCTGGAGTGCCCCCGCTGCGGCAGTCGCCACGACGCGCACCGGTTGCAGAACCTGTGCGCCTGCGGCTCGCCGCTGCTGGCCCGCTACGACCTGGCCGCCGTCGCCCAGGCCGTCGAGCCGGCAGGGCTGGCCGGCCGACCGGCCGACCTGTGGCGCTACCGCGAACTGCTGCCCGTGCGCGAGGCGCGGCACGTGGCGACGCTGGGCGAGGGCTGGACACCGCTGTGGCACGCGCCCGCCTACGGCGCCCGGATCGGGCTCGAACGGCTGCTGATCAAGGACGAGGGCCTGGTCCCGACCGGGTCGTTCAAGGCAAGGGGCGCGGCCGTCGGCGTGTCGCGCGCCGTGGAGCTGGGTGTACGTCACGTCGCCATGCCGACCAACGGCAACGCCGGTGCCGCCTGGGCCACCTACGCCGCCCGCGCCGGCATCCGCGCCACCGTCGCCATGCCGCTGGCCGCACCCCTGATCACCCGGCAGGAGGTGGTCGCCGCCGGTGCCGACCTGCGCCTGGTCGACGGCCTGATCGGCGACGCGGGCAAGCTCATCGCCGCCCTGATCGCCGCCTCGGACGGGCAGATCTTCGACGCGTCGACGCTCAAGGAGCCCTACCGCCTCGAAGGCAAGAAGACCATGGGCTACGAGATCGTCGAGCAGCTGGGCTGGCGCTCGCCCGATGTCATCCTCTACCCGACCGGCGGCGGTGTCGGCCTCATCGGCATCCACAAGGCGCTGTCGGAACTGCGCGAACTCGGCTGGCTCACCGGGCCGCCGCCGCGCCTGGTCGCGGTCCAGTCCAGCGGCTGCGCGCCCGTGGTCGCCGCTTTCGAGCAGGGGCACCGCCGGGTGGTGCCGTGGCCGGACGCGCACACGGTCGCGTTCGGCATCACGGTGCCCGCCCCGCTGGGCGACGAGCTGATCCTGGACGCGCTGGCCGCGACCGGCGGCACCGCGATCGCGGTCGACGATGCCGATATCCTCGCGGACCTGAGCGAGTTCGGCCGGGCGGAAGGGCTGCTGCTGTGCCCGGAGGGCGCGGCGTGCCTGACCGCGGCCCGGCTGCTGCGCCAGCGGGGCTGGCTGTCGGCGACGGAGGAAGTGGTCGTGCTCAACACCGGCGCCGGTCTGAAGTACCCGGGCACGGTGCCGCACAGCTGA
- a CDS encoding cupin domain-containing protein: MNVLHVPAGSADGPLRTPSGVLLPADIDPFHRRLHRVAPEGLVSQTTQTPGMKRLEAISGKTVGARNLWMGQTHVPGATRSADHHHGASETAIFVVSGTPVFVFLDLEGDEPVETAVRTGPGDYIFVPPYVPHREENPDPDTEAVVVIARTTQEAIVVNLDGLDWSQVRVS; this comes from the coding sequence ATGAACGTCCTGCATGTGCCCGCCGGTTCCGCCGACGGCCCGCTGCGCACCCCCAGCGGCGTGCTGCTGCCCGCCGACATCGACCCGTTCCACCGCCGCCTGCACCGGGTCGCCCCCGAGGGGCTGGTGTCGCAGACGACGCAGACCCCGGGCATGAAGCGGCTGGAGGCGATCAGCGGCAAGACGGTGGGTGCCCGGAACCTGTGGATGGGGCAGACGCACGTTCCCGGCGCCACCAGGTCGGCCGACCACCACCACGGCGCCTCGGAGACCGCGATCTTCGTCGTGTCCGGCACGCCGGTCTTCGTCTTCCTCGATCTGGAGGGCGACGAGCCGGTGGAGACGGCGGTGCGGACCGGGCCGGGCGACTACATCTTCGTCCCGCCGTACGTGCCGCACCGGGAGGAGAACCCCGACCCCGACACCGAGGCGGTGGTGGTGATCGCCCGTACCACGCAGGAGGCGATCGTGGTCAACCTCGACGGCCTGGACTGGTCGCAGGTGCGGGTGTCCTGA
- a CDS encoding LysR family transcriptional regulator has translation MSRVLDIAPLRSFVAVADCGGFQRAATALHLSQGAISQHVRRLETAVGRPLVERQGRGSRFTAAGEALLRQARRILAVHDEALRGFGIDTERAMVIGSTEHAAAQLLPELSGALADTFPDWRVRFRIDRGAQLRTGLADGRIDLALLLGPAGDPDAQTVGELELTWYSAPGWHPPRDGGPIALVAFDAPCALRTRALDTLAEYGLPAEVGCEAAHLAGVQAAVQAGLGVGLMATLGQTPQGLVARDDLPPVLPLPLSVRARRGLRADLVAGAAESLRRVLPPAGAVARVLAVQGV, from the coding sequence ATGAGCCGCGTCCTGGACATCGCCCCGCTGCGCAGCTTCGTCGCTGTCGCGGACTGCGGCGGCTTCCAGCGCGCGGCCACCGCGCTGCACCTGAGCCAGGGCGCGATCAGCCAGCACGTGCGCCGCCTGGAGACGGCTGTCGGGCGCCCGCTGGTGGAGCGGCAGGGCCGCGGCTCGCGGTTCACGGCGGCGGGGGAGGCGCTGCTGCGCCAGGCCCGGCGCATCCTGGCCGTACACGACGAGGCGCTGCGCGGGTTCGGGATCGACACCGAGCGGGCCATGGTCATCGGGTCCACCGAGCACGCGGCGGCGCAGCTGCTGCCGGAGCTGTCCGGCGCGCTGGCCGACACGTTCCCGGACTGGCGGGTACGGTTCCGCATCGACCGCGGGGCGCAGCTGCGCACCGGCCTGGCCGACGGCCGCATCGACCTGGCACTGCTGCTCGGCCCGGCCGGGGACCCCGATGCGCAGACCGTCGGGGAACTGGAGCTGACCTGGTATTCGGCGCCCGGCTGGCACCCGCCGCGAGACGGCGGGCCGATCGCGCTGGTGGCCTTCGACGCGCCGTGCGCGCTGCGCACCCGCGCCCTGGACACCCTGGCCGAGTACGGCCTGCCGGCGGAGGTCGGCTGCGAGGCCGCGCACCTGGCCGGGGTGCAGGCGGCCGTCCAGGCGGGGCTGGGGGTGGGGCTGATGGCCACCCTCGGCCAGACCCCGCAGGGGCTGGTCGCGCGCGACGACCTGCCGCCGGTGCTGCCGCTGCCGCTGTCGGTGCGGGCGCGGCGCGGTCTGCGCGCCGACCTCGTCGCAGGGGCGGCCGAGTCGCTGCGCCGGGTCCTGCCGCCGGCCGGCGCCGTCGCGCGTGTCCTCGCCGTTCAAGGAGTCTGA
- a CDS encoding NtaA/DmoA family FMN-dependent monooxygenase (This protein belongs to a clade of FMN-dependent monooxygenases, within a broader family of flavin-dependent oxidoreductases, the luciferase-like monooxygenase (LMM) family, some of whose members use coenzyme F420 rather than FMN.) — protein sequence MTQRTLKLGAVLLGVGGPGQHHTWLSPEIPGDASVDIRWYIARAQQAEAAGFDLAFIVDSQFITPDSPHHYLNRLEPLTLLSAVAVHTSRIGLVGTLTTSYNDPFNIARRLASLDLISDGRAGWNVVATGDGGTAGNYGRDEHYDYATRYGRALEHVRVVQGLWQSYEDDAFPRDKEQGVFFDRGRQHRLDHVGQHFSVVGPLNIQRSPQGQPVIFQAGDSHEGRDLGASIADAIFTHAQTIEQGQAFARDIRARAAALGRDPDQIVIFPGISPIIADTDAQAREKEQEILGGKSFDRALAELGRPFGWHDLSQYDLDAPFPDLGDLGDRSFKTQAEKIKKLARDNGLTLRQVVQHQLDARRSPFVGSAATVAAEIERWFRAGAFDGVNITVTVPSEFARFTDEVLPILRERGVVRTGYAASTLRGNLGLPIPENTHTTARRTAAQQADRTPTLVP from the coding sequence ATGACTCAGCGCACCCTGAAACTCGGCGCCGTGCTGCTCGGCGTCGGCGGCCCCGGCCAGCACCACACCTGGCTCAGCCCCGAGATCCCCGGCGACGCCAGCGTCGACATCCGCTGGTACATCGCCCGCGCCCAGCAGGCCGAGGCGGCCGGCTTCGACCTGGCGTTCATCGTGGACAGCCAGTTCATCACGCCGGACTCGCCGCACCACTACCTGAACCGGCTGGAGCCGCTGACGCTGCTGTCGGCGGTGGCCGTGCACACCAGCCGGATCGGGCTGGTCGGCACGCTGACGACCTCCTACAACGACCCGTTCAACATCGCCCGGCGGCTGGCCTCGCTCGACCTGATCAGCGACGGCCGGGCGGGCTGGAACGTGGTGGCCACCGGCGACGGCGGCACGGCCGGCAACTACGGCCGCGACGAGCACTACGACTACGCCACCCGCTACGGCCGGGCGCTGGAGCACGTGCGCGTGGTGCAGGGCCTGTGGCAGTCGTACGAGGACGACGCGTTCCCGCGCGACAAGGAGCAGGGGGTCTTCTTCGACCGCGGCCGCCAGCACCGGCTGGACCACGTCGGGCAGCACTTCTCGGTGGTCGGGCCGCTGAACATCCAGCGCTCGCCGCAGGGGCAGCCGGTCATCTTCCAGGCCGGGGACTCCCACGAGGGTCGGGACCTGGGCGCGAGCATCGCCGACGCGATCTTCACGCACGCGCAGACGATCGAGCAGGGGCAGGCGTTCGCCCGCGACATCCGGGCGCGGGCGGCCGCGCTGGGCCGCGACCCCGACCAGATCGTGATCTTCCCGGGCATCAGCCCGATCATCGCCGACACCGACGCGCAGGCCCGGGAGAAGGAGCAGGAGATCCTGGGCGGCAAGAGCTTCGACCGGGCCCTGGCCGAGCTGGGCCGCCCGTTCGGCTGGCACGACCTGTCCCAGTACGACCTGGACGCGCCGTTCCCGGACCTCGGCGACCTCGGCGACCGCAGCTTCAAGACGCAGGCCGAGAAGATCAAGAAGCTGGCCCGCGACAACGGGCTCACGCTGCGGCAGGTCGTGCAGCACCAGCTCGACGCGCGCCGCTCGCCGTTCGTCGGATCGGCGGCGACGGTGGCGGCCGAGATCGAGCGCTGGTTCCGGGCCGGGGCCTTCGACGGGGTGAACATCACCGTCACCGTGCCCAGCGAGTTCGCGCGCTTCACCGACGAGGTGCTGCCGATCCTGCGCGAGCGCGGCGTCGTGCGCACCGGCTACGCCGCCTCGACGCTGCGCGGCAACCTCGGCCTGCCGATCCCCGAGAACACCCACACCACGGCCCGGCGCACCGCCGCGCAGCAGGCCGACCGCACCCCCACCCTCGTCCCGTGA
- a CDS encoding ABC transporter substrate-binding protein — MNLVRRSRQLAAAAAAVLALATTGCAGDAGSAAGESTLRWAVALPAHWDPVVSGSGAQFRILSLAYASLTEIDEQGRAVPSLAKGWDYNSTGDQVTFHLRPNLKFSDGEPLNAQAVKLYLERAKTQKNSALFGDLTSIKEITASGDLDVVVNLTQVDYQIPLLLGERVAQITSPKAAQDPVKLDQNPVGAGPFTVTEFVPGSHVYLKKNPDYWDAANIHLDRVELHAAPDSATIVSSLQTGVYDLAYLDAAQVKAAKAAGLDVVLQPGFNASNISINVNKKPFDDPKVVDAVRYAVNRQEFVDKVTFGYGKATDQPFPPGYLAYDEKSAGLFPYDTAKAKQLLAEAGYQPGQIKLDLVIPAQSAAAEIVQAQLAAVGITVSIKVDPNWSTPFFAKDLTLSLYGTTGRESPVQTLTAHFGPNGPLNLSTPYEPEGFEAAVSLARRTPLDSPDYAANLQAATRAGLASRALVFTYAPTNIFVKSTRVSALPAIPGQLHWTGVTVAAS, encoded by the coding sequence ATGAACCTCGTACGACGAAGCAGACAGCTGGCCGCGGCCGCGGCGGCGGTACTGGCGCTGGCCACGACCGGCTGCGCCGGCGACGCCGGGTCGGCCGCCGGCGAATCCACGCTGCGCTGGGCGGTCGCGCTGCCCGCGCACTGGGATCCGGTGGTCAGCGGCAGCGGCGCCCAGTTCCGGATCCTGTCGCTGGCGTACGCGTCGCTGACCGAGATCGACGAGCAGGGCAGGGCGGTGCCGAGCCTGGCAAAGGGCTGGGACTACAACAGCACCGGCGACCAGGTCACCTTCCACCTGCGGCCGAACCTGAAGTTCAGCGACGGCGAGCCGCTGAACGCCCAGGCGGTCAAGCTCTACCTGGAGCGGGCCAAGACGCAGAAGAACTCCGCCCTGTTCGGCGACCTGACCTCGATCAAGGAGATCACCGCCTCCGGCGACCTGGACGTGGTGGTCAACCTGACCCAGGTGGACTACCAGATCCCGCTGCTGCTCGGCGAGCGCGTCGCGCAGATCACCAGCCCGAAGGCGGCGCAGGACCCGGTCAAGCTCGACCAGAACCCGGTCGGCGCGGGGCCGTTCACGGTGACCGAGTTCGTGCCCGGCTCCCACGTGTACCTCAAGAAGAACCCGGACTACTGGGACGCCGCGAACATCCACCTCGACCGGGTCGAGCTGCACGCCGCGCCGGACAGCGCCACGATCGTGTCCAGCCTCCAGACCGGCGTGTACGACCTGGCCTACCTGGACGCGGCGCAGGTGAAGGCGGCCAAGGCCGCGGGCCTGGACGTGGTGCTGCAGCCGGGCTTCAACGCCTCCAACATCAGCATCAACGTCAACAAGAAGCCGTTCGACGACCCGAAGGTGGTCGACGCGGTCCGCTACGCCGTCAACCGACAGGAGTTCGTCGACAAGGTCACCTTCGGCTACGGCAAGGCGACCGACCAGCCGTTCCCGCCGGGCTACCTCGCCTACGACGAGAAGTCGGCCGGGCTGTTCCCGTACGACACCGCCAAGGCGAAGCAGCTGCTGGCCGAGGCGGGCTACCAGCCGGGGCAGATCAAGCTCGACCTGGTCATCCCGGCCCAGTCGGCGGCGGCGGAGATCGTGCAGGCCCAGCTCGCCGCCGTCGGCATCACTGTCAGCATCAAGGTCGACCCGAACTGGTCCACGCCGTTCTTCGCCAAGGACCTGACCCTGTCGCTGTACGGCACCACCGGCCGCGAGTCGCCGGTGCAGACCCTGACCGCCCACTTCGGACCCAACGGCCCGCTGAACCTGAGCACGCCGTACGAGCCGGAGGGGTTCGAGGCGGCGGTGTCGCTGGCGCGCCGGACGCCGCTGGACTCGCCGGACTACGCGGCGAACCTCCAGGCGGCCACCCGGGCCGGGCTGGCCAGCCGGGCGCTGGTGTTCACGTACGCCCCGACGAACATCTTCGTCAAGAGCACCCGGGTCTCGGCCCTGCCCGCCATCCCCGGCCAGCTCCACTGGACCGGCGTCACGGTGGCCGCGTCATGA
- a CDS encoding ABC transporter permease, with amino-acid sequence MSGAGLGTARLRRAAGRTAAVAARSIAIFVPVFGVATFVTFALRALSGLSPAHLQLGESATPESLARIEHEWGLDRPFLTQYLDWFGKVLSGDLGTSWYNGADIAQLLTEGAVISLSVAGLALLIGVVFGFGFGILAALRRTTWVDRVITGAMTFISVMPSFVVGIALVAVFAVGLGWLPSAGWVPAERGFGVWLAHITLPAIALSFDTVSDVARQLRAGLVAAYRENYVTGAVVRGLGPRRIFFGHVLRNGIGPALTVLGLKFPNLLGGAVVTEAVFGMPGFGQFAAASAQRGDVPAVQGVLVVSIVLVVVFNLLVNLILARLTPASARGV; translated from the coding sequence ATGAGCGGCGCCGGGCTGGGCACCGCCCGGCTGCGCCGGGCCGCTGGACGGACGGCCGCGGTGGCGGCACGCTCGATCGCGATCTTCGTACCGGTGTTCGGAGTGGCGACGTTCGTGACGTTCGCGCTGCGCGCGCTGAGCGGGCTCAGCCCGGCGCACCTGCAACTGGGCGAGTCGGCGACCCCGGAGTCGCTGGCCCGCATCGAACACGAGTGGGGCCTGGACCGGCCCTTCCTCACCCAGTACCTGGACTGGTTCGGCAAGGTGCTGTCCGGTGATCTCGGCACCAGCTGGTACAACGGCGCCGACATCGCGCAGCTGCTCACCGAGGGCGCGGTGATCAGCCTGTCGGTCGCCGGGCTGGCCCTGCTCATCGGGGTGGTGTTCGGGTTCGGGTTCGGCATCCTGGCGGCGCTGCGGCGCACCACCTGGGTGGACCGGGTGATCACCGGGGCGATGACGTTCATCTCGGTGATGCCGTCGTTCGTCGTCGGCATCGCGCTGGTCGCCGTGTTCGCCGTCGGGCTGGGCTGGCTGCCGTCGGCCGGGTGGGTCCCGGCCGAGCGCGGCTTCGGCGTATGGCTGGCGCACATCACGCTGCCGGCGATCGCGCTCAGCTTCGACACCGTCTCCGACGTGGCCCGCCAGCTGCGGGCCGGGCTGGTCGCGGCATACCGGGAGAACTACGTGACCGGGGCCGTGGTGCGCGGCCTCGGCCCGCGCCGGATCTTCTTCGGGCACGTGCTGCGCAACGGCATCGGCCCGGCGCTGACGGTGCTCGGGCTGAAGTTCCCGAACCTGCTGGGCGGCGCGGTCGTCACCGAGGCGGTCTTCGGGATGCCGGGGTTCGGGCAGTTCGCCGCGGCGTCGGCCCAGCGCGGCGACGTGCCCGCGGTGCAGGGCGTGCTGGTCGTCTCGATCGTGCTGGTCGTCGTCTTCAACCTGCTGGTCAACCTCATCCTGGCCCGGCTCACGCCCGCCTCGGCCAGAGGGGTCTGA
- a CDS encoding ABC transporter permease has protein sequence MVRRLLSLASGRIAAAILILIALLALLGPLLAPQDPLAGSADILAPPGAHHWLGTDYLGRDVFSRLLAGSRLSVLGAVQVTVMALLVGVIPGILSVYLGRAFEWVTLRLADTLIALPFLVFAVAVTALLGNGIPQAMLTVGIMVSPLFYRVARAATLSVARSQYVEAAIVAGASVGWIVRRHVWTKVLPPIAIALAHTTGVGFVVVSSLTFLGIGVRPPAPTWGGILASDLGFLSYRPWAPLLPTALIMATVWACNLLADAIRDVSGEAGRALLNTRKLRGRLAAAGRGAA, from the coding sequence GTGGTACGCCGCCTGCTCAGCCTCGCCTCCGGCCGCATCGCCGCCGCCATCCTCATCCTCATCGCGCTGCTGGCGCTGCTCGGGCCGCTGCTGGCCCCGCAGGACCCGCTGGCAGGCAGCGCCGACATCCTCGCCCCGCCCGGGGCGCACCACTGGCTCGGCACCGACTACCTCGGCCGGGACGTGTTCAGCCGGCTGCTGGCCGGGTCACGGCTCAGCGTGCTGGGCGCGGTCCAGGTCACCGTGATGGCGCTGCTGGTCGGGGTGATCCCCGGCATCCTGTCGGTGTACCTCGGCCGCGCCTTCGAATGGGTCACGCTGCGGCTGGCCGACACCCTGATCGCGCTGCCGTTCCTGGTCTTCGCCGTCGCCGTCACCGCGCTGCTGGGCAACGGCATCCCGCAGGCCATGCTCACGGTCGGCATCATGGTCTCGCCGCTGTTCTACCGGGTGGCGCGGGCCGCGACCCTGTCGGTGGCCCGGTCGCAGTACGTCGAGGCGGCGATCGTGGCCGGGGCGTCGGTCGGCTGGATCGTGCGCAGGCACGTCTGGACGAAGGTGCTGCCGCCGATCGCGATCGCGCTGGCCCACACCACCGGAGTCGGGTTCGTCGTGGTGTCCAGCCTGACCTTCCTCGGCATCGGCGTACGCCCGCCCGCGCCGACGTGGGGCGGGATCCTCGCCTCCGACCTCGGGTTCCTCAGCTACCGGCCGTGGGCGCCGCTGCTGCCCACCGCTCTGATCATGGCCACGGTCTGGGCCTGCAACCTGCTGGCCGACGCGATCCGCGACGTCTCCGGCGAAGCGGGCCGGGCCCTGCTGAACACCAGGAAGCTGCGCGGCCGCCTCGCCGCCGCCGGAAGGGGTGCCGCATGA